Genomic segment of Sander lucioperca isolate FBNREF2018 chromosome 20, SLUC_FBN_1.2, whole genome shotgun sequence:
TTCTAAAGATCTTTTTTCGGTATCTTAGATACGTCACGTTGACCTGGATATGATtcgaaatataaaataaaaaccgCTCCGTATTCTCTCTTCTGATAAAGGCATTTCTTCTCTCTGAATTATTCCTGGAACCCTTTGTTCATGTTTGTGCATTAACAGTAGCAGAGTACAGTttgataaataacaaaaaaatggaCTAAATCTATGTTTTTTGAACACTTAAACTGAACCTTTCTGGACCAGCAGGAAGACTAGTGAGACCAACGGAGCGAGCGGGACAGGAAGCCGGCGTCCCCGTTCgatttaaggctctgacacaccaaccagacggccgaccgtcggcagaaaagtcagtcggactgatcagtctccccgaagtccaaaaagttcctcagaacacactgaagagacgccgacttgagcgtacgttctgcacgtgcgcgagacgtaatacgtctccataacagcagacggcgctaacctgtattgtcgcccaaaaaatgaaaacgggAAATGAgggaacatctctctagacctaataaacacagagcacgctgtcgtcagtccttgttttcatcagagagaggtgatagtagtcaagaaggatcctTGTTGTCAgtactcgctgaacggaagaaaatacgatggcgAGTTATAACAAGATACCGGCGTTGGCAGCTCCGGGTTTctcgtgcactgattcgctagtcaagggctagcactccaccaatcagattggtcattgggtctgactgtccactggccgattcaacaagtcaaatcagccaaaatgaaggcagacGGCTCCTACGACTGACAACACGGAACagaccgaacagactcgagtcaccgacctcgccagactgtcagacggccgattatcaggttggtgtgtcagcgcctttagggggggggggttgctggACGCTGGCGTCTTTGTCCCGCGAGTCCGATGACAGTCAAACGGTGGTGTTGCGGTTTGACAGAGTCGTCCCGTTTCTGATTGACTGGTGTGTCTCTAAAAACAAATGACGCAACAAAGACGGAAACCCCGGCTTGGAAAAGGATTTGTACTTGAGGCAGTGTTCATCTGTAACAGACTAACAGGCTCGTCAGCGTTTACACCTCCACAAGAGttcaaaaactaaataaaaacaataacaaaacagCTCCGAGgcagaaaatatgaaatatgaaataggcagggagagagaaaaagacattATTGATGAGATGATCCCagtacaaaacaaagaaaaaggtttTTGGCATATTTTCTATACTGGTTTTAAAGGGGGAAGGGACTGAACGGATGCGTCGCACATCCACTCGGACGTGTTTGAGTGCAGCTgtgaacaaacaacaacaaagtccCTTTGTCTGTTTCAACTCTTTGTTTTCTGTGATGCAACACAACCAAGAATATCAtttattctttcttttaaaggtttttgaaaggttttttcaacctggaccgtATTATCCCATGTTTTTGAGTCtaatgactgatgggaacaacaatctttgacactggtccagtattgaacGTGAACGCTGTtaccggcagccacagaccgggctgcgatttaaccctatggggcaaatgtgcatcaatTTGGTCCACTTAAAGTTcagttgttgccgctgacagactcagattattattctaagtgtctgacaacattatggaaagtttccctacagagatagacctttaaaacctctttaagacctttctgtttaacctgaaacagctctgaagtctctagcgctaaacccaccagactccatttaaaaaaacaattcttttagcgtgtatagagccaacatattttcacatgtaaatcagtaaacgaTGTGttcatttcaaccaaaactagagttgtgatggttggaaaagtggaaagacgacccaaaatggcttttcatagttttaattttgtttctgtcgactttgaatgaagtgtattttaagaTGCttaaatgactgtttatttacatggagtctggtgagtttagcGAACGTGATTtcgtggatgtttttatgtttaaaaaaaaggatcttactctttaacagaaaggttgacctccttagaaacccttcccataatgttgtctttTTGTGGATTCATGGCACTCAGTTTCTGCGACTTCCTAAAAACTAAAAAGGGAAAGTCCTATCGTTGTTTGTGTCGCTGCtgaacagaaaacaaacagcCAAACGCTCAGAGACTCACCTGTGTCAGATAAAAACAAACCTGCGATAATCATAATCatgagaataataataataataataatacaacataTGTACAGTGATCCCCTTCAACACTCCAAAAACGTACATGTATCAACAGGCATCATCAGCATGAAAATACTAAAATCTCCACTAGAAATGCTAATTTCTGTAAGTTTTTTCttaaatacttttttctttGACTTTAACTCTATtaatactgaaaaaaagttattctctgtttttgttttgaaggcTCGTTTTACATACACGATGAAAACATTTTTCCTGAATTATTATGGCAAAAACATTGTTCGTAGGAGAATGAGAACAAACTACTCAGATATATCAATGTACAGTCCCGCTGGCGCCCGCCGATGCTTCGTTAATCTGTGACTACGACCCTAACTCTACCGTTCTCTCTCGCTATACGTAGAACAATAATTATAcctgtgtttaaaaaagaaaaaaaaaaaaaaaaaaaaaaaaggaaatatctTTCAGGCCGCTCGCAGAAACTCCCGGCGTGCCGCTGTAATCTAACTTTTcgtaataaatacattaaggccaagaaacattaaaaacataaaaaaagaaatctcgtAAGCACTGTAGGTGTttggatttttaaaaaatacttGAAATCGAGTGAAGAggctcttttcttttcctttctcaGTTCTTTGTGGCTTTTTATTTTCAGCTCCGCGGAGAAACGATGGTTAGATATTACTCAAGACAAAAAGGGAAATCCTCACCGCTGTGACGTGGCAGctggagggggggaggagggagggatggaggagggagggatggaggggctAGTTGTGACTGTCGTCCTGGCTGTGGGCGTGGCTCTTCTGCTGCAGGGGCGTGGCGGCTGAGGGGCCCGGGGCAGCGACGACGgtggcggaggaggaggaggaggaggaggaggaggtggtgctGGTGGGTTTGATCCAGGACTGCGAGAGCAGGGATGCGGCGGCGATGGTGGCGGTGGTTGTCATGGTGACCTGGATGAGCTGGTCGCGTTGGATCAGCCTGATGAGAGCTTTGAGGCGTTCGAGCGAGGCCTGAGTGTCTCTCTGCTGGCCCAGCAGTCTCTCCCTCACGTCCATacactgctgcacacacacacacacacacacacacacacacacacacacacacacacgcacacacacacacacaaacgaacgcacgcacgcacacacacacacacacacacacacacacacacacacacacacacgcacacacacgcacgcacacaaacgaacgcacgcacacacacacacacacacacacaaacgcacgcgcacgaacgcacgcacacacacacacacacacacaaacgcacgcacacgcacgaatgcacgcacacacacacaaacgcacgcacaaacgcacacacaaacacacacacacacacacacaaacgcacgcacgcacgcacgcacacgcacgaacacacacacacacacacacacacacacacacacacacacacacgcacgcacgcacgcacacacacacgcacacacacacacacacacacacacacaaacgcacgcacacacacacacaaacgcacgcacgaacgcacgcacgcacacacacaaacgcacgcgcacgaacgcacgcacacacacacacacacacaaacgcacgcacgcacacgcacacgcacgaatgcacgcacacacacacaaacgcacgcacaaacgcacacacaaacacacacacacacacacacaaacgcacgcacgcacacgcacaaacacacacacacacacacacacacaaacacacgcacgcacgcacgcacacacacacgcacacacacacacaaacgcacgcacacgcacaaacacacacacacacacacacacacacaaacgcacgcacgcacacacacgcacacacacgcacgcacacacacaaacgcacgaacgcacgcacgcacgtacgcacgcacacacacacacacacacacacacacacacacacacacacacacacacacacacacacacacacagggagaaacGCAGTCAGCGGACACATTCAACTCAGTCCGACATGgttacacttttgtttttggagGATTTTAAAATAACAGATACCCTCCAGGATTCTCTAAGTTCAATTTCAGACCGTTAAGACATTTTTAATACCACCTAGGATGAAATATAATGCCAACTTCACGCCCATATCTGAAACTGTAGTTActgctgcacacacattcaACTCAGCAGCCGCGGGAGAagaattcagatcctttactgcagtaaaagtactaataccacactgtactaataagtcctgcagtgaaaatgttacttcagtaaaagtgtgtaagtctcgtcaggaaaatgtagttaaagggttaaaagtaaagaagaatcctCATGTTTTAGAAAGAGGAAACTATCCAGTCAATCAACTTATCTTCTTtcttttataaactacatgtgttctatgagcagtaatcttaatgtgtaaagtaactagtaactaaagtaactagtagaTGAATGtaggagtaactaaagtaactagtaactacagctgggacagatgaatgtagcggagtaactaaagtaactagtaactaaagctgtaacagatgaatgtagcggagtaactaaagtaactagtaactacagctgtaacagatgaatgtagcggagtaactaaagtaactagtaactaaagctggaacagatgaatgtagtggagtaaaaagtacaatatttctctctgaaatgtagagagtagaagtagaaagtggtgtGAGAAGTTGAAGGTAGTTGAAGGGTAActctgttattgtttttttgacattggTCCGGTACTGAGCGAGATCGTTGCCCTGATACAGGCCGTGATGTCACCACTCTGGGTATTATCACACCGTCAGTTAGGGCAAAGCTACTGGATTTGtgcaaaaaatacttttattctAGTTCAAAAATGACTTTTATTCTAGTTCAAAAATTACTTTTATTCTAGCGCAAAAATGACTTTTATTCTAGTTCAAAAATTACTTTTATTCTAGCGCAAAAATGACTTTTATTCTAGttcaaaaaatacttttattctAGTTCAAAAATGACTTTTATTCTAGTTCAAAAATTACTTTTATTCTAGCGCAAAAATGACTTTTATTCTAGTTCAAAAATTACTTTTATTCTAGCGCAAAAATGACTTTTATTCTAGttcaaaaaatacttttattctAGTTCAAAAATGACTTTTATTCTAGTTCAAAAATTACTTTTATTCTAGCGCAAAAATGACTTTTATTCTAGTTCAAAAATTACTTTTATTCTAGTTCAAAAATTACTTTTATTCTAGcgtaaaaaataattttatataGTTCAAAAATTACTTTTATTCTAGTTCAAAAATTACTTTTATTCTAGCGCAAAAATTACTTTTATTCTAGcgtaaaaaataattttatatagttcaaaaattacttttattctagcgcaaaaaatattttattctaGTTCagaaattaattttattttagttcaaACATTAATTTTATTCTAGTTCAAAATTTACTTTTATTCTAGTTAAAAAATTACTTTTGCGTACAGACTTCAGAGACTTTTCAATCTGAACATCTGACTCTCAGAAAGAAAGGATTTCACAGAATTTCAAACTCTTCCTTAAAGCCACGAACACGTACGACACACCGGTCTGGTGCTGTGGTGGTGAAATCAAACGCTCCCGTACGTCAGGTATTAACCCTTAACGTTAACGGGGAGACGAGGTGTGTGTTGATCTTACTTTGAGCGCTTCGTTGAGCTTCTCGTCTTGTTCTTCCAGGTGAGCGCACTCTTTCTTCAGCTCCGAGTTTCGTCTGAGCAGCCGTCGCTTCTCCTCCTGCCtcactgctcacacacacacacacagacacacacacacacacacacacacacacacacacacagacacacacacacacacacacacacacacacacacacacacagacacacacacacacacacacacacacacacacacacacacacacacacacacacacagacacacacacacacacacacacacacacacacacagacacacacacacacacacacacacacacacacacacacacacacacacacacactccgtcAGTACAGGTATGAACAACACGGTTAGATAACGTTAAGATAACAGTGAGAGAAGGTTCTTACCCGTCTTGTGTGTAACGTAGGACTGAACAAAGTTCTGTGGCCACgacatgttttctttgttcagcACCTGAAGATCAGATGTGGATTGATTAATTAAAACAGGAAGTTGTACGGCGTGTTTGTTGAAACGTGGAGAAAAACGCAGACTTGACTGGATCTGAAGTAACGTGTGGCTCCGGGTGAGCATCTTGCTGCAGCGGTTACCTTCTTCTGGCACTTGGGGCAGTACCAGGGTCCCCTGGGGGGGGTTTTGAGCGGCGGGTGGAGGCAGTTGGGGTGGAAGGCTCGGGGGCAGTTGTGGCACGGCTGCAGCTCGCCGTCCTCCTTACAGACGGCGCAGTGCTCGTCATGCTCCAGGTCCTCCTGATAcgatacaaacacacacggtcAGCACACAGTCACTGCTCCAACCATTCAACAGCTGAAATACATCTGCCTAGAATGTTACTAGCCTCAGGCTACAGCTACACTACTACggtttggtttaaaaactaatatcttttacacacatccacacacacgcacgcacgcatgcacacacgcacgcacgcacgcacgcataacAGAGGCATGACATCATCAGTATGCGACCTACCTTCCAGCTGAAATCCTCAGAGTCTTGCATGTAAATGAAGCAGAGCAAAGGTTAGTggcagcacacagacacacacacgcacgcgcgcgcacacacacacacacacgtgcacatgcacacacacg
This window contains:
- the LOC116041927 gene encoding PHD finger protein 21B-like; this translates as MAGRRSAFVIKRRRTLDGLENSNETLVSGLCCDPSRLLRCKTGPPRKRLASHYLNSSLFLSARDSEDFSWKEDLEHDEHCAVCKEDGELQPCHNCPRAFHPNCLHPPLKTPPRGPWYCPKCQKKVLNKENMSWPQNFVQSYVTHKTVRQEEKRRLLRRNSELKKECAHLEEQDEKLNEALKQCMDVRERLLGQQRDTQASLERLKALIRLIQRDQLIQVTMTTTATIAAASLLSQSWIKPTSTTSSSSSSSSSATVVAAPGPSAATPLQQKSHAHSQDDSHN